In Lates calcarifer isolate ASB-BC8 linkage group LG15, TLL_Latcal_v3, whole genome shotgun sequence, one genomic interval encodes:
- the hdac9b gene encoding histone deacetylase 9-B isoform X2, whose amino-acid sequence MLPLHAEVAPDDGWSLTHSSSRRKPVDDVLSELTHVWRFRKVDIKPDVSLVVEPLSPLDLRTDLRMLGPGSDPSMWERQLQQELLLIQKQQQIQKQLLISEFQKQHEKLTRQHQAQLQEHLKLQQELQAMKQQQELAEKERRLEQQQQQQQQNQQEKEQERHRREQHVSSLSLRGKERSRESAVASTEVKQKLQEFLLSKSAKDPASNGANHSFIHHPKLWYTSSHHTSLDQSSPPLGGTSPTCQYTLPSPIESKDDFPLRKTASEPNLKVRSRLKQKVAERRSSPMLKRRDGNIMTPYKKRALELMDSTPTNSAPGSGPSSPIGASSALGAENGPSSLPTTTKTERWPSQPRLFRPEGSVSMLSLYTSPSLPNISLGLSTASSPISAAMGLKDRSTEIKHGLPGHLLGPVPLQTALESKVSPSHQALLQHLLQKEQMRQQKILSSGQSSMSSHPQSPLAMKDRPSSSRPKLPKHRPLNRTQSAPLPQNTLAQLVIQQQHQHFLEKQKQYQQQVHINKLLSKSIEQLRQPSAHLQESEEEQEEQQHGELLESMQEDRLPPGGVIRKHTLSSSSSSGSSAELPDAHCGVIRVKEEPIDSEDEALTNQSLESEQSAYLHQVKGRLVIRAMI is encoded by the exons TGGACATTAAGCCAGACGTGTCATTGGTTGTGGAGCCCTTATCTCCTTTGGACCTGCGCACAGATCTGAGGATGCTGGGGCCAGGCTCGGACCCATCGATGTGGGagaggcagctgcagcaggaactACTCCTCAttcagaagcagcagcagatccagAAGCAGCTACTAATCAGCGAGTTCCAGAAGCAGCATGAGAAGTTGACCCGTCAGCATCAGGCTCAGCTCCAGGAGCACCTCAAG CTCCAGCAGGAGCTCCAGGCcatgaaacagcagcaggaacttGCAGAGAAGGAGCGTCgtctggagcagcagcagcagcagcagcagcagaaccagcaggagaaggagcaggagaggcATCGACGAGAGCAGCATGTTTCCAGCCTCAGCCTCAGGGGCAAGGAGCGCTCCAGAGAGA GTGCAGTGGCCAGTACCGAGGTGAAGCAGAAACTCCAAGAGTTTCTGTTGAGCAAATCAGCAAAGGACCCTGCCAGTAATGGAGCCAATCATTCTTTCATCCACCACCCGAAACTCTGGTACAc GTCCTCCCACCACACATCACTGGACCAAAGCTCTCCACCTCTGGGTGGCACATCCCCCACCTGCCAGTATACTCTGCCATCACCCATAGAGAGCAAGGACGACTTCCCCTTGAGGAAGACAG CCTCTGAGCCCAACCTGAAGGTACGATCCCGACTGAAGCAGAAGGtagcagagaggaggagcagtcCAATGCTAAAGAGAAGAGATGGAAACATCATGACTCCTTACAAGAAGAGGGCCCTGGAGCTAATGG ACTCTACACCAACTAACAGTGCCCCTGGCTCTGGCCCCAGCTCTCCCATAGGGGCCTCCAGTGCCTTGGGGGCTGAAAATGGACCCTCCTCTCTGCCTACTACCACAAAAACTGAG AGATGGCCTTCACAGCCCAGACTGTTCCGACCCGAGGGCTCCGTGTCCATGCTGAGCTTATACACATCTCCCTCCTTACCCAACATCTCCTTGGGGCTTTCGACTGCATCCTCACCCATTAGT gCTGCCATGGGGTTGAAAGACAGATCAACAGAAATCAAGCATGGGCTGCCTGGGCATCTCCTGGGTCCTGTGCCCCTTCAGACAGCCCTGGAGTCTAAGGTGAGCCCTAGTCACCAGGCTCTCCTCCAACACCTCCTCCAGAAGGAGCAGATGAGGCAGCAGAAGATCCTCTCCTCTG GCCAAAGCTCAATGTCGTCCCACCCTCAGTCCCCTCTGGCCATGAAGGATCGCCCCTCCAGCAGTCGGCCTAAACTACCAAAACACCGGCCCTTGAACCGGACCCAGTCGGCTCCACTGCCTCAGAACACACTGGCCCAACTTGTAATCCAGCAGCAACACCAGCACTTCctggagaaacagaaacagtacCAGCAGCAGGTCCATATAAATAAG ctgctgtccaAGTCCATCGAGCAGTTACGTCAGCCCAGCGCACACCTGCAGGAGtcagaggaagaacaggaggaaCAGCAGCACGGAGAGCTGTTGGAGAGCATGCAGGAGGATAGGCTGCCCCCTGGAGGAGTCATCCGGAAGCACACGctcagcagtagcagcagcagcggctcAAGTGCCGAGCTCCCTGATGCTCACTGCGGGGTCATCAGGGTCAAAGAGGAGCCGATTGATAGCGAGGATGAGgctctgaccaatcagagcttaGAGTCAGAGCAGAGCGCCTATCTTCACCAGGTCAAAGGGAGGCTGGTGATAAGAGCTATGATCTGA
- the hdac9b gene encoding histone deacetylase 9-B isoform X4: MLQTIYEGESSFSTTEGRVGHQQLPNQSKMHNVNNSVDIKPDVSLVVEPLSPLDLRTDLRMLGPGSDPSMWERQLQQELLLIQKQQQIQKQLLISEFQKQHEKLTRQHQAQLQEHLKLQQELQAMKQQQELAEKERRLEQQQQQQQQNQQEKEQERHRREQHVSSLSLRGKERSRESAVASTEVKQKLQEFLLSKSAKDPASNGANHSFIHHPKLWYTSSHHTSLDQSSPPLGGTSPTCQYTLPSPIESKDDFPLRKTASEPNLKVRSRLKQKVAERRSSPMLKRRDGNIMTPYKKRALELMDSTPTNSAPGSGPSSPIGASSALGAENGPSSLPTTTKTERWPSQPRLFRPEGSVSMLSLYTSPSLPNISLGLSTASSPISAAMGLKDRSTEIKHGLPGHLLGPVPLQTALESKVSPSHQALLQHLLQKEQMRQQKILSSGQSSMSSHPQSPLAMKDRPSSSRPKLPKHRPLNRTQSAPLPQNTLAQLVIQQQHQHFLEKQKQYQQQVHINKLLSKSIEQLRQPSAHLQESEEEQEEQQHGELLESMQEDRLPPGGVIRKHTLSSSSSSGSSAELPDAHCGVIRVKEEPIDSEDEALTNQSLESEQSAYLHQVKGRLVIRAMI, translated from the exons TGGACATTAAGCCAGACGTGTCATTGGTTGTGGAGCCCTTATCTCCTTTGGACCTGCGCACAGATCTGAGGATGCTGGGGCCAGGCTCGGACCCATCGATGTGGGagaggcagctgcagcaggaactACTCCTCAttcagaagcagcagcagatccagAAGCAGCTACTAATCAGCGAGTTCCAGAAGCAGCATGAGAAGTTGACCCGTCAGCATCAGGCTCAGCTCCAGGAGCACCTCAAG CTCCAGCAGGAGCTCCAGGCcatgaaacagcagcaggaacttGCAGAGAAGGAGCGTCgtctggagcagcagcagcagcagcagcagcagaaccagcaggagaaggagcaggagaggcATCGACGAGAGCAGCATGTTTCCAGCCTCAGCCTCAGGGGCAAGGAGCGCTCCAGAGAGA GTGCAGTGGCCAGTACCGAGGTGAAGCAGAAACTCCAAGAGTTTCTGTTGAGCAAATCAGCAAAGGACCCTGCCAGTAATGGAGCCAATCATTCTTTCATCCACCACCCGAAACTCTGGTACAc GTCCTCCCACCACACATCACTGGACCAAAGCTCTCCACCTCTGGGTGGCACATCCCCCACCTGCCAGTATACTCTGCCATCACCCATAGAGAGCAAGGACGACTTCCCCTTGAGGAAGACAG CCTCTGAGCCCAACCTGAAGGTACGATCCCGACTGAAGCAGAAGGtagcagagaggaggagcagtcCAATGCTAAAGAGAAGAGATGGAAACATCATGACTCCTTACAAGAAGAGGGCCCTGGAGCTAATGG ACTCTACACCAACTAACAGTGCCCCTGGCTCTGGCCCCAGCTCTCCCATAGGGGCCTCCAGTGCCTTGGGGGCTGAAAATGGACCCTCCTCTCTGCCTACTACCACAAAAACTGAG AGATGGCCTTCACAGCCCAGACTGTTCCGACCCGAGGGCTCCGTGTCCATGCTGAGCTTATACACATCTCCCTCCTTACCCAACATCTCCTTGGGGCTTTCGACTGCATCCTCACCCATTAGT gCTGCCATGGGGTTGAAAGACAGATCAACAGAAATCAAGCATGGGCTGCCTGGGCATCTCCTGGGTCCTGTGCCCCTTCAGACAGCCCTGGAGTCTAAGGTGAGCCCTAGTCACCAGGCTCTCCTCCAACACCTCCTCCAGAAGGAGCAGATGAGGCAGCAGAAGATCCTCTCCTCTG GCCAAAGCTCAATGTCGTCCCACCCTCAGTCCCCTCTGGCCATGAAGGATCGCCCCTCCAGCAGTCGGCCTAAACTACCAAAACACCGGCCCTTGAACCGGACCCAGTCGGCTCCACTGCCTCAGAACACACTGGCCCAACTTGTAATCCAGCAGCAACACCAGCACTTCctggagaaacagaaacagtacCAGCAGCAGGTCCATATAAATAAG ctgctgtccaAGTCCATCGAGCAGTTACGTCAGCCCAGCGCACACCTGCAGGAGtcagaggaagaacaggaggaaCAGCAGCACGGAGAGCTGTTGGAGAGCATGCAGGAGGATAGGCTGCCCCCTGGAGGAGTCATCCGGAAGCACACGctcagcagtagcagcagcagcggctcAAGTGCCGAGCTCCCTGATGCTCACTGCGGGGTCATCAGGGTCAAAGAGGAGCCGATTGATAGCGAGGATGAGgctctgaccaatcagagcttaGAGTCAGAGCAGAGCGCCTATCTTCACCAGGTCAAAGGGAGGCTGGTGATAAGAGCTATGATCTGA
- the hdac9b gene encoding histone deacetylase 9-B isoform X3: MLGPGSDPSMWERQLQQELLLIQKQQQIQKQLLISEFQKQHEKLTRQHQAQLQEHLKLQQELQAMKQQQELAEKERRLEQQQQQQQQNQQEKEQERHRREQHVSSLSLRGKERSRESAVASTEVKQKLQEFLLSKSAKDPASNGANHSFIHHPKLWYTSSHHTSLDQSSPPLGGTSPTCQYTLPSPIESKDDFPLRKTASEPNLKVRSRLKQKVAERRSSPMLKRRDGNIMTPYKKRALELMDSTPTNSAPGSGPSSPIGASSALGAENGPSSLPTTTKTERWPSQPRLFRPEGSVSMLSLYTSPSLPNISLGLSTASSPISAAMGLKDRSTEIKHGLPGHLLGPVPLQTALESKVSPSHQALLQHLLQKEQMRQQKILSSGQSSMSSHPQSPLAMKDRPSSSRPKLPKHRPLNRTQSAPLPQNTLAQLVIQQQHQHFLEKQKQYQQQVHINKLLSKSIEQLRQPSAHLQESEEEQEEQQHGELLESMQEDRLPPGGVIRKHTLSSSSSSGSSAELPDAHCGVIRVKEEPIDSEDEALTNQSLESEQSAYLHQVKGRLVIRAMI; this comes from the exons ATGCTGGGGCCAGGCTCGGACCCATCGATGTGGGagaggcagctgcagcaggaactACTCCTCAttcagaagcagcagcagatccagAAGCAGCTACTAATCAGCGAGTTCCAGAAGCAGCATGAGAAGTTGACCCGTCAGCATCAGGCTCAGCTCCAGGAGCACCTCAAG CTCCAGCAGGAGCTCCAGGCcatgaaacagcagcaggaacttGCAGAGAAGGAGCGTCgtctggagcagcagcagcagcagcagcagcagaaccagcaggagaaggagcaggagaggcATCGACGAGAGCAGCATGTTTCCAGCCTCAGCCTCAGGGGCAAGGAGCGCTCCAGAGAGA GTGCAGTGGCCAGTACCGAGGTGAAGCAGAAACTCCAAGAGTTTCTGTTGAGCAAATCAGCAAAGGACCCTGCCAGTAATGGAGCCAATCATTCTTTCATCCACCACCCGAAACTCTGGTACAc GTCCTCCCACCACACATCACTGGACCAAAGCTCTCCACCTCTGGGTGGCACATCCCCCACCTGCCAGTATACTCTGCCATCACCCATAGAGAGCAAGGACGACTTCCCCTTGAGGAAGACAG CCTCTGAGCCCAACCTGAAGGTACGATCCCGACTGAAGCAGAAGGtagcagagaggaggagcagtcCAATGCTAAAGAGAAGAGATGGAAACATCATGACTCCTTACAAGAAGAGGGCCCTGGAGCTAATGG ACTCTACACCAACTAACAGTGCCCCTGGCTCTGGCCCCAGCTCTCCCATAGGGGCCTCCAGTGCCTTGGGGGCTGAAAATGGACCCTCCTCTCTGCCTACTACCACAAAAACTGAG AGATGGCCTTCACAGCCCAGACTGTTCCGACCCGAGGGCTCCGTGTCCATGCTGAGCTTATACACATCTCCCTCCTTACCCAACATCTCCTTGGGGCTTTCGACTGCATCCTCACCCATTAGT gCTGCCATGGGGTTGAAAGACAGATCAACAGAAATCAAGCATGGGCTGCCTGGGCATCTCCTGGGTCCTGTGCCCCTTCAGACAGCCCTGGAGTCTAAGGTGAGCCCTAGTCACCAGGCTCTCCTCCAACACCTCCTCCAGAAGGAGCAGATGAGGCAGCAGAAGATCCTCTCCTCTG GCCAAAGCTCAATGTCGTCCCACCCTCAGTCCCCTCTGGCCATGAAGGATCGCCCCTCCAGCAGTCGGCCTAAACTACCAAAACACCGGCCCTTGAACCGGACCCAGTCGGCTCCACTGCCTCAGAACACACTGGCCCAACTTGTAATCCAGCAGCAACACCAGCACTTCctggagaaacagaaacagtacCAGCAGCAGGTCCATATAAATAAG ctgctgtccaAGTCCATCGAGCAGTTACGTCAGCCCAGCGCACACCTGCAGGAGtcagaggaagaacaggaggaaCAGCAGCACGGAGAGCTGTTGGAGAGCATGCAGGAGGATAGGCTGCCCCCTGGAGGAGTCATCCGGAAGCACACGctcagcagtagcagcagcagcggctcAAGTGCCGAGCTCCCTGATGCTCACTGCGGGGTCATCAGGGTCAAAGAGGAGCCGATTGATAGCGAGGATGAGgctctgaccaatcagagcttaGAGTCAGAGCAGAGCGCCTATCTTCACCAGGTCAAAGGGAGGCTGGTGATAAGAGCTATGATCTGA